In the genome of Burkholderia diffusa, one region contains:
- a CDS encoding TniQ family protein — MSFDKFNNGILSLSSICEGEAFGGYLARHRYNTTGSQLEKLYGSRRTPWILSGQIAEHVRICGNHVGTLDKVLSYHTLITGFCRFLPPEDATRVHEYHIGKPIRSIMPTVGLTANRGLGQVWSPGICMECLKEDISPTGQNYWRRDFLLSHIRYCSKHGTPIYDFCDVCVHGHRASYGLTAPDSKCLCGAHLIIRKQITTKPVARFELDIARGWSKLLDPKFCQNIQGYEILDLINQQAITLGIVDGHKIKWDKFGKFFDTSTNFSLSNSIGLLFRSARILRVLLGKATLRNPIHAIFMLTTLFDGWDGAESAINSYVRSSQYFPNQDEAIRGSRHEKSKGKTGNNNTNRRRPLTAEICRTYTKLKNKHPSLSHSNIVLLMGSPSGVTIKALRELGVNAVPSRREAFAPPEQDSRMAKDIERRWMEMKNANVRYRITVNKLVHGQSKLSGLYRPGMCKRYPQAIAALEKYSETPAMRTRRILRLDILNGVVRCCKPESADQLDHMSDHEVEKLWNRHCADLRRRRS, encoded by the coding sequence ATGAGTTTCGATAAATTCAACAACGGCATCCTTTCGCTCTCGTCCATTTGCGAAGGCGAGGCATTCGGTGGATACCTCGCGAGGCATCGCTACAACACAACTGGATCACAGCTCGAGAAGCTTTACGGCAGTCGCAGAACACCGTGGATTCTTTCCGGACAAATAGCAGAACATGTACGCATCTGCGGCAATCACGTTGGCACACTTGATAAGGTTTTGTCCTATCACACACTAATAACCGGATTTTGTAGATTCTTACCCCCGGAAGACGCAACGCGCGTCCACGAATATCACATCGGTAAGCCGATTCGGTCGATTATGCCCACCGTTGGCCTAACAGCCAATCGCGGACTCGGGCAAGTATGGAGCCCTGGAATATGCATGGAATGCCTTAAGGAAGATATCAGCCCAACGGGGCAGAACTACTGGAGGCGAGATTTTCTGCTTTCACATATTCGCTATTGCTCAAAACATGGCACACCAATCTATGATTTCTGTGATGTGTGCGTTCACGGACATCGTGCCTCATACGGCTTGACAGCTCCCGACAGCAAGTGTCTGTGCGGCGCCCACCTCATCATACGGAAACAGATCACGACAAAGCCAGTCGCGAGATTCGAGTTAGATATCGCACGCGGCTGGTCGAAGCTATTGGATCCAAAATTCTGCCAAAACATCCAGGGGTATGAAATATTGGATCTCATAAATCAACAAGCAATCACCCTTGGCATAGTCGACGGTCATAAAATAAAATGGGATAAATTTGGAAAATTTTTTGATACTTCGACAAATTTTTCACTTTCCAACAGTATCGGCTTACTTTTCCGTAGCGCTAGGATTCTGCGCGTGCTACTAGGGAAAGCCACTCTGCGCAATCCAATTCATGCCATCTTTATGCTTACGACGTTATTCGATGGCTGGGATGGCGCAGAGAGTGCAATTAATTCATACGTGAGATCTTCACAGTATTTTCCAAACCAAGATGAGGCGATTCGTGGCAGCCGTCACGAGAAATCCAAAGGCAAAACGGGAAATAACAATACGAATAGGCGACGTCCGCTGACGGCTGAAATTTGCAGAACTTACACTAAACTCAAAAACAAACACCCAAGCTTATCGCATAGCAACATAGTACTTTTAATGGGCAGCCCCTCTGGCGTAACCATTAAAGCCCTGCGCGAATTGGGTGTAAACGCCGTACCATCGAGACGCGAAGCATTCGCACCGCCCGAACAGGACTCGAGAATGGCCAAGGATATAGAGAGGCGCTGGATGGAAATGAAAAATGCAAATGTACGGTATCGAATCACGGTTAACAAACTCGTTCATGGGCAATCGAAATTGAGTGGCCTCTATCGTCCTGGAATGTGTAAACGTTACCCTCAAGCCATTGCCGCATTAGAAAAATATTCTGAAACGCCTGCGATGCGCACGCGCAGAATTTTGCGACTCGACATTCTTAACGGTGTAGTCCGATGCTGTAAACCTGAGTCCGCAGATCAGCTCGATCACATGTCGGACCACGAGGTTGAAAAGCTGTGGAACCGCCATTGCGCAGATTTACGACGGAGACGGTCATGA
- a CDS encoding TnsA endonuclease N-terminal domain-containing protein translates to MKVLELPLPFVTPRHITLPHRDAFGVPHGTNYSPFRKAAEISLATRASFGGVKVRRVHEALSLNEMRALLAFNFNPYAVDIRDQYPVYDQEAYNRAKRNGIRMPINSVMTYDIVLTLVLPPDYRLHYHGISIKDARDELTQQDWNRQEREHARFLERGWTWELLRGDRFTKRAFGNHALMKTWIANVDVWNHYEEAAILATRLKTRSQRGTLDDILNRHARYMGINCDHAFELFSTAVSFGFLYIDHSEDLRVDKPLHLERCAL, encoded by the coding sequence ATGAAGGTTCTTGAACTGCCGCTACCATTCGTAACACCTCGACACATCACGCTTCCTCATCGCGACGCCTTTGGTGTGCCTCATGGAACAAATTATTCACCATTTCGCAAGGCGGCAGAAATCAGTCTCGCCACTCGCGCTTCCTTTGGCGGGGTCAAGGTGCGCCGAGTTCATGAAGCGCTGTCACTCAATGAAATGCGTGCTTTGTTAGCGTTCAACTTCAACCCGTACGCAGTTGACATTCGTGACCAATATCCCGTCTACGATCAGGAGGCTTATAACCGCGCGAAACGTAACGGCATCAGGATGCCCATCAACAGCGTGATGACTTACGACATCGTCTTGACGCTCGTGCTCCCTCCTGATTACCGGCTGCATTACCACGGCATATCCATCAAGGATGCCAGAGACGAACTTACCCAACAGGACTGGAACCGGCAAGAGCGTGAGCACGCCAGGTTCCTCGAACGAGGCTGGACCTGGGAGTTACTGCGCGGCGATCGGTTCACCAAGCGCGCATTTGGAAACCATGCGCTCATGAAAACATGGATCGCAAACGTCGATGTATGGAATCACTACGAGGAAGCAGCGATCCTTGCGACTCGGCTCAAAACGCGCTCCCAACGCGGAACACTCGATGACATATTGAACCGGCATGCCAGATACATGGGCATCAACTGTGATCACGCGTTCGAACTATTCTCGACGGCGGTCTCCTTCGGGTTTCTCTACATCGACCACAGTGAAGACTTGCGTGTGGACAAGCCGCTACATCTTGAGAGGTGCGCGCTATGA
- a CDS encoding Mov34/MPN/PAD-1 family protein, which yields MRFALPRAEWELVLEDGVLRTLYSRVQNGRRCTESVGQLYSPSLSSPEVVVHIATVLKPKSVSRANVVIDRARADAERSTMFDAGMHCIGLWHTHPEPHPYPSSADLKLAEDDAQAAGAAGLAGIVFIIVGTAPFPKGLYVGVHDGTTIHRALPISPASGE from the coding sequence ATGCGTTTTGCACTGCCACGAGCCGAATGGGAACTGGTGCTGGAAGACGGTGTTCTGCGAACGCTATATTCGCGTGTTCAGAACGGCCGCCGTTGCACGGAAAGCGTTGGCCAACTGTATTCCCCTTCACTTTCGTCACCAGAGGTAGTTGTCCACATCGCAACAGTGCTGAAACCAAAGTCGGTATCTCGGGCGAACGTCGTCATAGATCGAGCTCGCGCCGATGCCGAGCGCTCGACGATGTTTGACGCCGGAATGCATTGCATAGGCCTGTGGCATACGCATCCTGAACCGCATCCGTACCCGTCCTCGGCCGATCTAAAACTGGCCGAGGACGATGCACAGGCCGCAGGGGCGGCGGGACTTGCAGGTATTGTATTTATCATTGTTGGTACGGCGCCTTTCCCTAAGGGGCTCTACGTGGGCGTCCACGACGGCACGACGATACATCGCGCGTTGCCGATTTCGCCGGCATCCGGTGAGTGA
- a CDS encoding ThiF family adenylyltransferase gives MHDVLKAFDSFLDRCTDIAWVTDEFEREAVAYWNRFCEFSAKRKMRGRIRQFLNALGRVDSIVEGQVAVYQTGLIGVATGPNVDPNFLARRHKLSCGTLELARAAFIPLPASICWTPANWPRTFDDLTRLAYKATDGEFDLRAWCSTDPGRAPAGFVVLTAANAAFAYQLTPPLVPKLDLPDVMPLEVTRIDPDWALVRDQRLERIERRRTKRLLVLGCGSLGAPLAIGLAKAGIQRVTLVDMDDVMPENVSRHPLGMRALFKHKAVELADQLNADIPGVVVKGHYAMAADWILAQCRPGDFDLVVDCTGEESVRRFLSEVRNTTLAGTPIIHAWMEPYCAASHVVLVDRDTTWPVDDPVLRIHVAEWHEETKIVLPACNSGFHEYGPADVSQVAATACECVLGVLDAEVPQQSKIWSVVRSSAYFASLDVKVNPGPLVPLSDDAFCSVRLTRGFNDVLGTRGTAQ, from the coding sequence GTGCATGATGTCCTCAAGGCCTTTGACTCCTTCCTTGACAGGTGTACCGATATTGCATGGGTGACGGATGAGTTTGAGCGAGAGGCCGTGGCTTACTGGAATCGTTTCTGCGAGTTCAGCGCGAAACGAAAAATGCGTGGCCGCATTCGTCAGTTCCTCAACGCCTTAGGTCGCGTCGACTCGATTGTCGAAGGTCAGGTCGCCGTCTATCAGACGGGCCTTATAGGTGTAGCGACCGGGCCCAACGTTGACCCAAACTTTCTCGCGCGCAGGCATAAGCTTTCATGCGGCACTCTCGAGTTGGCTCGTGCGGCGTTCATCCCGCTGCCGGCATCCATATGCTGGACACCAGCAAATTGGCCTCGAACATTCGATGATCTAACTCGACTGGCATACAAGGCGACGGACGGCGAATTCGATCTGAGGGCTTGGTGCTCGACGGATCCCGGGCGCGCTCCGGCGGGATTTGTTGTCTTGACCGCCGCAAACGCAGCGTTTGCGTATCAACTCACACCTCCACTAGTGCCCAAGCTCGACTTGCCGGATGTTATGCCCCTTGAGGTGACGCGCATCGATCCGGACTGGGCGCTTGTGCGCGATCAGCGCCTCGAGCGGATCGAACGGCGCCGAACGAAGCGGCTTCTCGTTCTGGGCTGTGGGTCGCTTGGCGCGCCGCTCGCGATAGGGCTTGCGAAAGCGGGCATCCAGCGCGTGACGCTCGTCGATATGGATGACGTGATGCCGGAAAATGTTTCCAGACATCCGCTGGGAATGCGTGCTCTTTTCAAGCATAAGGCTGTCGAACTCGCAGATCAGTTGAACGCCGATATCCCCGGTGTCGTTGTCAAGGGCCATTACGCGATGGCAGCCGATTGGATTCTCGCTCAGTGCCGACCGGGTGACTTTGATTTGGTGGTTGATTGCACTGGAGAGGAGAGTGTCCGTCGGTTTCTTAGTGAGGTACGCAACACCACACTCGCCGGCACGCCCATCATTCATGCATGGATGGAGCCGTACTGCGCGGCGTCGCACGTCGTTCTCGTCGATAGAGACACAACCTGGCCCGTCGATGATCCTGTCCTTCGGATCCATGTAGCAGAATGGCATGAGGAAACGAAAATCGTGCTGCCGGCTTGCAACTCAGGTTTCCACGAATATGGTCCGGCCGATGTTTCCCAAGTTGCAGCAACCGCCTGCGAGTGCGTCCTCGGTGTCTTGGACGCAGAAGTACCACAGCAGTCGAAAATCTGGTCAGTTGTTCGCTCGAGCGCATATTTCGCATCGCTCGATGTCAAAGTCAATCCGGGTCCCCTGGTACCTCTATCCGACGACGCCTTTTGTTCCGTGCGGCTGACACGTGGTTTCAATGACGTTCTTGGCACACGAGGGACTGCGCAGTGA
- a CDS encoding nucleotidyltransferase, which produces MNSKRTLAKAFMEKAAADQEARQWEELMVQLLSKLELSEEERDRAVAHYGLLAKQVARKLGVGETDVHIVVQGSMRTQTTVAPRGNEKFDLDIVVKLGGEHFIGIDPDQFFTDFGDALRGLNDAAGDPKPKPRCWRLQYVNEPFYFDVTPALPDSFGITGTDLRVRDPETGWSPSNPEEFADWFCEAANQKFVFQRMLKAAMDAAHQIDDVPENPVAIDDILRRTLQLIKLHRDLMYRGASDEVKEGKPISVVLVTLATWAYKTVYQDRHMYSNAIEVLLDVVERMPDFIEFDGERYSVRNPRHEDENFAERWNEDDGKRARAFYSWHKQLQADLAALFSDSYSRSNEERVRKIFGQHGVDAWKASIAPAATGLLNSLMKSVPGGERREPVTPVPSGSKKDTLA; this is translated from the coding sequence ATGAATAGCAAACGCACGCTTGCAAAGGCCTTCATGGAGAAGGCAGCTGCCGACCAGGAAGCTCGACAATGGGAAGAGTTGATGGTGCAACTGCTGTCGAAACTCGAGTTAAGTGAGGAGGAAAGGGACCGTGCCGTTGCTCACTATGGGCTGCTCGCGAAACAGGTCGCGCGGAAACTCGGTGTAGGCGAAACCGATGTGCATATCGTCGTCCAAGGTTCGATGCGCACGCAAACCACCGTTGCGCCGCGAGGAAACGAAAAGTTTGACCTCGACATTGTTGTGAAGCTGGGTGGCGAACACTTCATTGGAATCGATCCCGATCAGTTTTTTACTGACTTCGGTGACGCCCTGCGCGGCCTCAACGATGCTGCCGGCGACCCGAAACCGAAGCCTCGTTGCTGGCGTCTTCAGTATGTGAACGAGCCGTTTTACTTCGACGTCACCCCGGCTCTGCCGGATAGCTTCGGGATCACAGGCACTGACCTGCGTGTACGCGATCCAGAGACAGGCTGGAGCCCGTCAAACCCTGAAGAGTTCGCAGACTGGTTCTGTGAGGCTGCGAACCAGAAGTTCGTGTTCCAGAGGATGCTCAAGGCCGCAATGGACGCAGCACATCAAATTGATGATGTGCCTGAGAATCCCGTGGCAATCGACGACATACTGCGCCGAACTCTGCAGCTCATCAAACTACACCGCGATTTGATGTATCGGGGCGCCTCGGATGAGGTAAAGGAAGGCAAGCCCATCTCGGTTGTCCTCGTGACGCTCGCTACGTGGGCGTACAAGACAGTCTACCAGGATCGCCATATGTACTCGAATGCCATCGAAGTGCTTCTTGATGTGGTCGAGCGAATGCCTGACTTCATTGAGTTCGACGGCGAGCGCTACAGCGTGCGCAACCCGCGGCATGAAGATGAAAACTTCGCCGAGCGCTGGAACGAGGATGACGGCAAACGGGCGAGAGCCTTCTATAGTTGGCACAAGCAGCTTCAGGCTGATCTCGCTGCGCTGTTTTCGGATTCATACTCACGCAGCAATGAGGAGCGTGTCCGGAAGATCTTTGGGCAGCACGGCGTTGACGCCTGGAAAGCGAGCATCGCGCCGGCGGCCACGGGATTGCTCAATTCGCTGATGAAATCCGTCCCGGGCGGCGAACGTCGTGAACCGGTGACGCCGGTACCATCCGGTAGCAAAAAAGACACTCTCGCATGA